The following proteins are encoded in a genomic region of Cryptococcus neoformans var. neoformans JEC21 chromosome 2 sequence:
- a CDS encoding expressed protein: protein MMDRQPSQPASATGKCQKRHALSSPLRESGDVAHKRPRIDPPEPLSLRKPGSQQSLVMAINSFNAKLDSQERHFNRKLAEQETRWQTRFESLESKWVGKLALAELEVERSKTKATSVEMDLRERVGRLEGALAVLMRQSQGMLMPMGNLSSIDYHTSGGHAGAFASNGVATSSGQAHADLEQTLTPLWSREQAIEDLDEQQAVKVQPPDTVDNQIVVESQDTSIAIDLTGVDDEVDTTLPGREHGHANNYFTNPANDPILPTVSPQALIPNNFTDHLEPDTDDDMETDGAHNNNIINNGLWLPDSLSSVSTPLAVDNALAASSRSSSSSSPEYYSIQGEASTSTTALLPASDGSRRTKGRWPPKRAYSLVGTMQEIACDWCHGRCHWCCAGLKETSDMSDKSWLCFDCRYLVKYHGLTKQTVEPSQQERCIRSNCILLDDIKPQDLIEEQVFVVERLLGRRSMMRKGKRIERETQYLVKWDGYGIHECSWEYRANLKPHDTKLVKNFEAALSREGLVSSKSTVILLNEATSHWDPKTGHPLVGLQTAI, encoded by the exons ATGATGGACAGACAGCCTTCGCAGCCGGCATCAGCAACAGGTAAATGTCAAAAACGCCATGCGCTTTCCAGTCCCTTGCgggaaagtggtgatgTCGCCCACAAACGGCCACGCATAGACCCTCCCGAGCCCCTTTCTCTCCGCAAACCCGGTAGCCAACAGAGTCTTGTAATGGCTATCAATTCTTTCAATGCCAAGCTCGACTCGCAAGAACGTCACTTCAATCGCAAGCTTGCAGAGCAAGAAACGAGATGGCAGACGCGATTCGAGAGCCTGGAGTCAAAGTGGGTAGGCAAGCTAGCCCTCGCTGAACTCGAAGTAGAGCGGAGCAAAACCAAAGCTACGAGCGTAGAGATGGATTTACGGGAAAGAGTCGGGAGGCTGGAAGGTGCCCTGGCGGTGTTGATGCGCCAGTCACAGGGTATGCTGATGCCGATGGGAAATCTCTCGTCCATAGACTACCATACTTCGGGTGGGCACGCAGGAGCATTCGCGTCGAATGGGGTAGCCACTAGCTCTGGCCAAGCCCATGCGGATTTGGAACAGACCCTTACGCCTTTATGGTCGAGGGAACAAGCAATCGAGGACCTCGATGAGCAACAGGCCGTCAAGGTTCAGCCACCAGACACGGTTGATAACCAAATTGTAGTTGAGAGTCAAGACACGTCAATCGCTATTGACTTGACCGgtgtggatgatgaggtgGATACGACTCTCCCGGGAAGAGAACATGGTCATGCCAATAATTACTTCAC CAATCCTGCAAATGACCCCATCCTGCCTACCGTCAGCCCGCAGGCTCTCATCCCCAACAACTTTACAGACCACCTCGAACCCGATACTGACGATGACATGGAAACGGATGGCGCgcacaacaacaacatcatcaacaacggCCTCTGGCTCCCTGACTCTTTATCGTCCGTCTCTACCCCACTTGCAGTCGACAATGCTCTcgccgcttcttctcgcagcagcagcagcagcagcccaGAGTACTACAGTATACAAGGAGAAGCAAGCACATCAACAACGGCGCTGTTACCAGCGAGTGATGGATCTAGGAGAACCAAAGGAAGATGGCCACCCAAAAGGGCCTATTCATTGGTCGGAACCATG CAAGAAATCGCTTGTGACTGG TGCCATGGTCG CTGCCACTGGTGCTGTGCAGGTCTTAAAGAAACATCCGACATGTCCGACAAGAGCTGGCTCTGTTTTGACTGTCGTTACCTCGTCAAATACCATGGACTCACGAAACAGACGGTCGAGCCCAGTCAACAAGAGAGATGTATCCGATCGAATTGTATACTTTT GGATGATATAAAACCACAAGATCTCATAGAAGAACAAGTCTTTGTCGTCGAGCGGCTCCTTGGAAGACGGTCCATGATGagaaagggcaagaggaTCGAAAGGGAAACGCAATACTTGGTCAAATGGGATGGCTATGGTATACACGAATGCTCATG GGAATACCGTGCCAACCTGAAACCTCACGATACCAAATTAGTGAAAAACTTTGAAGCCGCATTGTCCAGAGAAGGGTTGGTGTCGTCAAAAAGTACTGTCATATTGTTGAACGAAGCGACAAGTCACTGGGATCCCAAGACTGGACATCCCCTCGTCGGTCTGCAAACAGCGATTTAA
- a CDS encoding transcription factor, putative, which yields MSDPTSQYNFYYQIPVTDDNRNQGTQVRPPTVPSQQEGSLHGPQPSYIPIRPTPILGYPPLPSPSQAFVNPGEIFLSAHAGVNQTVTPSTESVFSDERPAQLLDSNIDESTTFGGHSRFGQPGTQSSLSIDPFLLERRDSQGPLLHPSEPWSFRADTVHAGPSTGFQGLALPPKSGIDTDVLEDVIEVGEADEVVEEEEKEGEGGGNESESSEYIDPSSKAKGKGKARQEAPKETAVKRKRGRPRKNVEQPSARAEEENRAGQKKKGKGKGTSGKGGWNRRPKACTACNNRHIRCIGGPPCNYCVSRNKTCILDTDSLEKKRTPPLTTSHPFEGPSASSSSNVPLTRHQQSQAEEIPPKKKKKSSS from the exons ATGAGTGACCCAACGTCTCAATACAACTTTTATTACCAAATACCAGTCACCGATGACAATCGAAACCAAGGCACACAGGTTCGACCACCGACAGTGCCCAGCCAACAGGAAGGGTCATTGCATGGTCCTCAACCTTCATATATACCCATCCGACCAACTCCCATCCTAGGCTATCCTCCGCTACCTAGCCCTAGCCAGGCTTTCGTCAACCCTGGAGAGATCTTCCTTTCTGCACATGCCGGTGTCAATCAGACAGTTACCCCTTCAACTGAGTCCGTTTTCTCAGACGAGCGGCCTGCTCAGCTGCTGGACAGCAACATCGACGAATCTACCACTTTTGGTGGCCATAGCAGATTTGGTCAACCAGGTACACAATCCAGCTTATCTATTgatcctttccttcttgaacGGCGGGACTCGCAAGGGCCGCTTCTCCATCCCAGCGAACCATGGTCATTTCGCGCGGATACCGTGCACGCTGGCCCATCGACGGGTTTCCAGGGCCTTGCACTTCCTCCCAAGAGCGGCATAGACACGGATGTTCTGGAAGATGTGATCGAGGTAGGTGAGGCCGacgaggtggtggaggaggaggaaaaggagggagaaggaggaggtaaCGAAAGCGAGTCAAGCGAGTATATAGATCCGAGTTCCAAGGCAAAGGGTAAAGGAAAGGCAAGGCAGGAGGCTCCAAAGGAAACTGCcgtgaaaaggaagaggggacGCCCCAGAAAGAATGTAGAGCAACCATCCGCAcgagcggaagaagaaaaccGGGCAggtcagaagaagaagggaaagggtAAGGGAACTTCTGGAAAAGGAGGCTGGAACAGGAGACCCAAGGCTTGTACAGCGTGCAACAACCGCCACATACGG TGTATAGGTGGACCACCTTGCAACTACTGCGTCAGCAGGAATAAAACCTGTATATTGGACACAGACTCACTGGAAAAGAAACGAACGCCACCGTTGACCACTAGTCATCCATTTGAAGGGCCTTCCGCCTCGTCTTCGTCCAATGTCCCTCTAACACGTCATCAACAGTCGCAAGCGGAAGAGATACCTccgaagaaaaaaaagaaatcgTCCTCTTAA
- a CDS encoding pantetheine-phosphate adenylyltransferase, putative, whose translation MASKIDLQDHTILVLPFTPSLLRDPSPLYSPILDILPRSSKKSFTVFFSTPAGAISSEQSAIQSISGVGSNQEQLYSLLRRAPQESFKALQSFLGHIYTALWTAQWKCENVLLDVEVHFEGESGELDAKLLRGKDGEEEYQLIKVEGVQETDLVASLDQIIPSPFTSLSLPYATLSSHQSEPYILEERQSPGFPVVALGGTFDRLHAAHKLLLHLGYFLAREKLIVGVMADDLLHTKTRADLVQPLNQRLDGVNAFLGRLGDGSIKLNVVEIHDALGPTRSDPNVQALVVSRETLSGGEYVNSTRKEGGLQELELFVVDVIAENGDVNLKEEMDEGKLKKMKMGSTGVRNWIAERGTGEQDR comes from the exons ATGGCCAGCAAGATAGATCTTCAAGACCACACCATTCTCGTTCTTCCGTTCACCCCTTCCTTGCTTCGGGatccctctcctctctaCTCGCCCATCCTCGACATCCTTCCGCGCTCTTCAAAGAAATCATTTACTGTCTTCTTTTCGACCCCCGCTGGTGCCATCTCCTCCGAACAGTCAGCTATCCAGTCTATCTCAGGTGTAGGATCCAATCAAGAACAGCTTTACAGCTTATTGAGAAGAGCGCCGCAAGAATCTTTCAAAGCCCTGCAGAGTTTTTTGGGTCATATATACACGGCACTTTGGACGGCACAGTGGAAGTGTGAAAACGTGCTGTTGGACGTGGAGGTGCATTTTGAGGGAGAAAGCGGGGAGCTAGATGCCAAGCTGTTAAGAGgtaaagatggagaggaagaatacCAACTGATAAAGGTGGAAGGAG TGCAAGAGACCGATCTTGTTGCTTCGTTAGACCAAATAatcccttctccatttACCTCACTGTCATTACCTTACGCCACTCTTTCCTCACACCAGTCCGAGCCTTACATACTAGAAGAAAGACAGTCCCCCGGTTTCCCAGTCGTTGCTTTGGGAGGCACATTCGACCGTTTACATGCCGCCCATAAACTCTTACTCCATCTGGGCTATTTTTTGGCTAGAGAGAAGCTCATTGTGGGGGTGATGGCAGACGACTTGTTACACACCAAAACTCGCGCGGATCTCGTCCAGCCATTAAACCAACGGCTAGACGGTGTCAATGCCTTCCTTGGCCGTTTGGGTGATGGCAGTATAAAGCTAAATGTCGTAGAGATTCACGATGCTCTTGGACCTACCAGGTCTGATCCAAATGTTCAAGCACTCGTCGTATCACGTGAGACTCTGTCAGGCGGTGAGTATGTCAATTCGACGCGCAAAGAAGGTGGTTTGCAAGAGCTCGAGTTGTTTGTGGTAGATGTTATTGCAGAAAATGGGGATGTGAatttgaaagaagagatggacgaaggcaagttgaagaagatgaagatggggaGTACTGGGGTGAGAAATTGGATTGCGGAAAGGGGGACGGGTGAACAAGACAGATAA
- a CDS encoding transcription factor, putative has product MTTRAIVKYVMSGDTVVVRAKEAPEKGKVPKERILHIAGIQAPRLGSMTREDEPHAFSAREYLCSLLLGKEVAFTITHTIESSTGPNREFVSLCIAPAGPGSPPQDVASLILAQGWAKMRDGVGEGDEAVRRLGAEEAKKRENLRVIEAQAKSEGKGIWDEQPENQRTVAFQMPTDPQAFIADHKDEEIDAIVEQVRDGTQLRVRLLLDEHNHQFINLVLAGAKSPRSGNPRDGEASNAEPWGDEAKYFTEVRMLQRHIKVRLLSAPASLGASPLQQTQPSKGSGAGLPGSNGLPAPSTGSTVIIGTAIHPKGNIAEFLLAAGLAKVVDWHVGLLAPYGGLDKLRAAEKAAKDKKQGIWENYQPQRATATNSAASAAPTAVATTKGTDFEATVVRIWGSDQVSVVEKGEGGKERRVQLSSVRGPKGVDAKQTYWANEAKEFLRKRLIGKQVNVHVDYVKPKEGDFEERECVTIRYGNQNNNVAEQLIEKGLATVIRHRRDDEDRSLELDKLIVAEQTAQTEGRGVHSAKDVSMPRIVDASERASMASSYLPQWKRQGKHNAVVEFVSAGSRFKLYMPKEHTKVTFVLAGIRAPRTARNASEKPEPFGAESLKFASRYLQRDVEIAFDSTDRSGGFIGTMYASGGVNVAVELAREGLAFVHERSAELLPFGKELLAAEEQAKKEKKNIWSLVQEEETSTAAAVDESSALPVDYKDVYISSVKESEPFTFSVQILEKDSVAALEKLMSDFSLHHRQASAAATSSFTPKTGDLVSAKFSKDDRWYRARVKRASAIKKEAQVYLIDYGDEDTVPFSKIRPLDEKFKSLPGQAKEARLSFVKLVPRSSEYGPEAYRRFEYLTEGLKLIANIDQREGNLLHLRLIDPADPNIKEDPLACLNADLVREGLATIDKSCKYLNSYPQIVRKLQDAGEGAKADRLGIFEFGDVSED; this is encoded by the exons ATGACAACCAGAGCC ATTGTTAAAT ATGTCATGTCAGGCGACACCGTCGTCGTCCGCGCAAAAGAGGCACCTGAAAAGGGCAAAGTCCCTAAGGAGCG TATCCTCCACATAGCTGGTATTCAGGCCCCTAGACTTGGGTCCATGACCCGTGAAGATGAG CCCCATGCCTTTTCAGCCAGAGAGTACCTctgttctcttcttctagGAAAAGAAGTGGCTTTCACAATCACTCATACCATCGAATCCTCCACAGGACCA AACCGCGAGTTTGTGTCTCTCTGTATTGCTCCCGCTGGACCAGGATCGCCTCCACAGGATGTTGCTTCCTTGATCCTGGCCCAGGGATGGGCTAAAATGAGAGATGGTGTCGGGGAAGGTGATGAGGCTGTTCGCCGACTTGGTGCCGAAGAAGCTAAGAAACGAGAAAACCTCCGAGTCATTGAGGCGCAAGCCAAGTcagaaggcaaaggaatCTGGGACGAACAGCCCGAAAACCAGCGCACTGTAGCGTTTCAAATGCCTACTGACCCTCAAGCTTTCATTGCTGACCacaaggatgaagagattgaTG CCATCGTCGAGCAGGTCCGCGACGGTACTCAACTCCGTGTCCGACTTCTCCTCGACGAGCACAACCATCAGTTCATCAACCTTGTCCTCGCTGGCGCCAAATCTCCACGATCCGGGAACCCTCGTGATGGCGAAGCCTCCAACGCCGAGCCATGGGGAGACGAAGCCAAGTACTTTACCGAAGTCCGTATGCTTCAACGACACATCAAGGTCCGACTCCTTTCTGCCCCCGCGTCGCTTGGCGCCTCCCCACTTCAACAAACCCAGCCCAGTAAAGGTTCAGGCGCCGGATTACCCGGCTCCAACGGTCTCCCTGCTCCTTCAACTGGTTCCACTGTGATCATCGGTACCGCTATCCACCCCAAGGGTAACATTGCCGAGTTTctccttgctgctggtcTTGCCAAGGTGGTTGACTGGCATGTTGGACTCCTCGCTCCATATGGCGGTCTTGACAAGCTTCGTGCTGCCGAGAAGGCCGCCAAGGATAAAAAACAAGGTATCTGGGAAAATTATCAGCCTCAACGAGCTACTGCCACCAATAGCGCAGCCTCTGCAGCCCCCACTGCTGTCGCGACTACCAAAGGTACTGACTTTGAGGCCACGGTCGTTAGGATTTGGGGTTCAGATCAAGTGAGTGTTGTTGAAAAGggcgaaggaggaaaggaaagaagagttcAACTGTCCTCTGTCAGAGGTCCCAA GGGCGTGGATGCCAAGCAGACCTACTGGGCCAATGAAGCCAAGGA ATTCTTGCGAAAGCGATTGATCGGAAAACAAGTCAACGTTCACGTCGACTACGTCAAGCCCAAAGAGGGAGATTTTGAGGAACGCGAATGCGTAACCATCCGTTATGGCAACCAGAACAA CAACGTTGCTGAACAACTGATCGAGAAAGGCCTTGCAACTGTTATTCGACACAGAcgtgatgatgaggatcgTTCTCTCGAACTCGACAAGCTCATCGTGGCCGAACAAACAGCTCAAACCGAAGGCCGCGGTGTTCACTCTGCCAAAGATGTTTCTATGCCTCGTATCGTCGACGCGTCTGAAAGGGCCAGCATGGCGTCTAGCTACCTGCCGCAATGGAAGAGGCAAGGAAAGCATAATGCTGTT GTCGAGTTCGTTAGCGCTGGATCTAGATTCAAGCTCTACATGCCCAAGGAGCACACCAAGGTCACTTTTGTCCTCGCTGGTAT CCGTGCTCCTCGAACAGCTAGAAACGCTTCTGAGAAGCCTGAACCTTTTGGAGCCGAGTCACTCAAGTTTGCTTCTAGATACTTGCAACGTGATGTTGAGATTG CGTTTGACTCCACCGACCGATCGGGAGGTTTCATCGGTACGATGTATGCTTCTGGAGGTGTAAATGTCGCCGTGGAGCTCGCGCGGGAAGG TCTCGCTTTTGTTCACGAGCGATCTGCTGAGCTTTTGCCCTTCGGAAAGGAGTTGCTGGCTGCTGAGGAGCaagcgaagaaagaaaagaagaat ATCTGGTCTTTAGtacaggaagaggagactTCTACCGCAGCCGCTGTCGACGAATCTTCTGCTCTTCCGGTGGATTACAAGGATGTCTACATCTCTTCTGTGAAGGAATCCGAACCATTCACTTTCTCAGTGCAGATTCTTGAGAAGGACA GTGTTGCCGCCCTGGAAAAGCTCATGTCTGACTtttctctccaccaccgtCAAGCCTCAGCAGCTGccacctcctctttcactcCCAAAACTGGCGATCTTGTCTCGGCCAAATTTAGCAAGGACGATCGGTGGTACCGAGCGCGAGTCAAGAGAGCCAGCGcgatcaagaaggaggcaCAGGTGTACTTGATCGATTACGGAGATGAAGACACTGTGCCCTTCTCCAAGATAAGGCCTTTAGACGAAAAGTTCAAGAGTCTTCCGGGTCAGGCCAAGGAAGCTCGTCTTAG TTTCGTCAAACTTGTACCTCGCTCAAGCGAGTATGGGCCCGAAGCTTACCGGCGGTTCGAATACCTTACCGAAGGTCTCAAGCTCATTGCAAACATCGACCAGCGCGAGGGTAATCTGTTGCACCTTAGGCTCATCGACCCCGCCGACCCCAATATCAAGGAGGACCCCTTGGCATGCTTGAATGCTGACCTGGTGAGAGAAGGTCTGGCCACTATTGACAAGTCTTGCAAGTACTTGAATTCCTATCCTCAAATCGTCAGGAAGCTTCAGGATGCGGGAGAGGGAGCCAAAGCAGACAGGCTCGGTATCTTTGA ATTCGGCGATGTTAGCGAAGATTAA
- a CDS encoding expressed protein, translating into MGKTGLQDLPPEIVRHIIDEVERKHSLLLVCKQTSLIASEYLYASLISGEEERHSIDGYTPPLSKLIEGLQHTEPTRDAPFGSDVKLSFLKRAKKMQHAFGTYICFRESSSDEKVLEKITSVFQSLQRRCIVAFPSLDELHLHCTGWSSITPPNRRCAFALAAVSQPLLCYWPFIFSLDELPSLPLPESETRSGGKISREGKEGYMELKFAQGHIPDRVIHVPYKVPCIPSVCYGTLNVVSYSQLWSHPAWSVAETIDYLKSILRYAHPEVFSPEDDVVQKVGEKEKHTRDKTMWAFLWVGRFTKKEGKTYGTMMKLVEEGLYEAVPCMKERVKFCVGDVGK; encoded by the exons ATGGGGAAGACTGGGCTTCAAGACCTTCCTCCTGAAATCGTTCGACACATCATTGACGAAGTGGAAAGAAAGCATTCGCTACTTCTCGTCTGCAAA CAAACTTCACTCATAGCATCCGAATATCTATACGCTTCACTCATTtcgggtgaagaagagcgacATAGTATCGATGGTTATACACCCCCTCTCTCCAAATTAATTGAGGGCCTACAACACACTGAGCCGACCCGCGACGCACCTTTTGGCTCAGATGTCAAGCTGAGTTTCCTGAAAAGGGCGAAAAAGATGCAGCACGCCTTTGGGACTTATATCTGCTTCAGAGAGTCTTCTTC CGATGAGAAGGTGCTTGAGAAGATCACGTCCGTTTTCCAGTCTCTACAAAGGAGATGTATTGTGGCTTTCCCAAGCCTAGACGAGCTTCACCTCCATTGCACCGGCTGGTCATCAATAACCCCGCCCAACCGTCGTTGCGCTTTTGCACTGGCGGCCGTATCCCAGCCATTGCTCTGTTACTGGCCCTTCATTTTCAGTCTTGACGAGCTGCCCTCGCTCCCTCTTCCAGAAAGTGAAACCCGATCAGGAGGCAAGATCAGtagagaaggcaaggaagggtATATGGAATTGAAGTTTGCACAAGGCCATATTCCTGACAGAGTTATACATGTACCTTACAAGGTGCCTTGTATACCCAGTGTCTGCTACGGCACTCTCAATGTCGTTTCTTACAGCCAACTCTGGAGCCATCCCGCATGGTCTGTGGCGGAGACAATCGACTATCTCAAATCCATTCTCCGATATGCTCACCCCGAAGTCTTTAGCCCGGAGGATGATGTAGTCCAAAAagtgggagagaaagaaaagcaTACCAGGGACAAGACAATGTGGGCGTTCTTATGGGTCGGAAGGTTTACGAaaaaggaaggcaagaCGTACGGTACTATGATGAAGTTGGTTGAGGAAGGTCTTTATGAAGCGGTCCCGTGCATGAAAGAGAGGGTCAAGTTCTGCGTTGGAGATGTGGGGAAGTAG
- a CDS encoding structural constituent of ribosome, putative, with product MPTRFSNTRKHRGHVSAGHGRIGKHRKHPGGRGLAGGQHHHRTNFDKYHPGYFGKVGMRHYHLLKNHYYRPTINLDKLISLPEAKVDAPEGNVPVIDLVHLGKFKLLGKGRINKPFIVKTRFVSKLAEEKIKEAGGVVKLVA from the exons ATGCCGACCCGATTCAGCAACACCCGAAAGCACCGAGGTCACGTCTCTGCCGGTCACGGTCGTATCGGCAAGCACAGGAAGCATCCCGGTGGTCGTGGTTTGGCTGGTGGTCAGCACCACCACAGGACCAACTTCGACAAG TACCACCCTGGTTACTTCGGTAAGGTCGGTATGCGTCACTaccatctcctcaagaACCACTACTACCGACCCACCATCAACCTCGACAAG ctcatctctcttcctgaAGCCAAGGTTGACGCTCCTGAGGGTAACGTTCCCGTTATCGACCTTGTCCACCTCGGCAAGTTCAAGCTT TTGGGCAAGGGCCGAATCAACAAGCCTTTCATCGTCAAGACTCGATTCGTTTCCAAGTTggccgaggagaagatcaaggaggcTGGTGGTGTTGTCAAGCTCGTCGCTTAA
- a CDS encoding cytoplasm protein, putative, with amino-acid sequence MCRLLVYKGTESIQISHLVTRPRHSIINQAFESKLRMPSSRPLNADGFGIGWYDPLPAIPASAAPRPATSPVPSSTPCTCPNVVTAQASHSQAYDVQGNYPVDADGQMDENTLEVMKEREVERELENERPCLFKSISPAWSNANLTRLAEKIRSSLVFAHVRASTMSGAPSEDNCHPWMFDKLMWMHNGEINDFPKIKRALQQSLPEELFLYPSGYTDSEWAFMVFLSKLKNPHARSFTHVELRDAMMETIHCINKLCKEAGCTGPSLMNFVVTDGSTVVATRYISSRTSEASSLFFSSGTSFDEYQGSGRGLYRMTKADKRENIIMIASEPLTFERSDWMEVKTNTMMVITPKMNLLQIPIIDEYWVPPQDPASLTRSRDFAIKRGYGLGFASEEAAKHEIAAAT; translated from the exons ATGTGCCGTCTG CTCGTCTACAAGGGCACGGAGTCCATACAGATATCCCATCTCGTCACCCGTCCCAGACATAGTATCATCAACCAGGCTTTCGAGTCCAAGCTGCGTATGCCCAGCAGTCGTCCGCTCAAC GCGGATGGCTTCGGTATAGGCTGGTACGATCCTCTCCCCGCAATCCCTGCTTCCGCCGCACCTCGCCCCGCTACTTCTCCTgtaccttcttcaacaccgTGTACCTGTCCCAACGTTGTCACTGCTCAAGCTTCGCACTCACAAGCGTACGATGTCCAGGGAAACTATCCGGTAGATGCCGACGGACAGATGGATGAGAACACTTTGGAAGTGATGAAAGAGCGAGAGGTTGAGAGAGAGCTGGAGAATGAGAGGCCATGCTTGTTCAAGTCTATATCGCCG GCATGGAGTAATGCCAATCTCACCCGTCTGGCTGAAAAGATTCGCTCTTCCCTTGTATT TGCTCACGTCCGAGCCTCCACCATGTCTGGTGCTCCAAGCGAAGACAATTGCCATCCATGGATGTTTGATAAACTAATGTGGATGCACAATGGCGAGATCAACGATTTCCCCAAAATCAAGCGGGCGTTGCAACAAAGTCTACCTGAAGAGCTGTTCTTGTACCCTTCGGGATATACCG ACTCCGAATGGGCGTTCATGGTGTTCCTCTCCAAA CTGAAAAACCCCCACGCTCGATCATTCACCCATGTCGAATTACGGGACGCCATGATGGAGACCATTCATTGCATCAACAAGTTATGCAAGGAAGCTGGTTGT ACCGGCCCATCATTGATGAATTTTGTCGTCACTGATGGCTCTACCGTTGTCGCGACGCGCTATATCTCGTCCCGAACGTCCGAAGCCTCTTCCCtattcttctcctctggCACGTCCTTTGACGAGTATCAAGGTTCTGGAAGGGGCCTCTATAGGATGACAAAGGCGGACAAGCGGGAGAACATCATTATGATCGCGAGTGAGCCATTGACGTTCGAAAGGAGCGATTGGATGGAGGTGAAGACCAACACCATGATGGTCATTACTCCAAAA atgaatCTGCTTCAGATCCCCATTATTGATGAGTACTGGGTCCCTCCTCAAGACCCAGCGAGTCTCACTCGTTCGCGCGATTTCGCTATAAAGCGCGGTTATGGTCTCGGTTTCGCATCCGAGGAAGCGGCCAAGCACGAAATTGCGGCTGCCACATGA
- a CDS encoding ribosomal L10 protein, putative, with protein sequence MGRRPARCYRYCKNKPFPKSRYNRGVPDPKIRIYDLGRKKASVDDFPFCCHLVSDEYEQLSSEALEAARICANKYIVKNAGKEAFHMRVRVHPFHVIRINKMLSCAGADRLQQGMRGAWGKPYGSVARVNIGQVIMSIRCRDSNKAVIIEALRRARYKFPGRQKIIVSKKWGFTPLDRAEYEALKANKQVINDGAYVQFLKPKGPLLKNLRTAERA encoded by the exons ATGGGTCGTCGTCCCGCTCGTTGCTACCGATACTGCAAGAACAAGCC TTTCCCCAAGTCGAGGTACAACCGTGGTGTCCCCGACCCCAAGATCAGGATCTACGATCTTGGTCGAAAGAAGGCTTCTGTCGACGACTTCCCCTTCTGTTGCCACCTTGTTTCCGACGAGTACGAGCAGCTTTCTTCCGAAGCTCTCGAAGCCGCCCGTATCTGTGCCAACAAGTACATTGTCAAGAACGCCGGTAAGGAAGCCTTCCACATGCGTGTCAGGGTCCACCCCTTCCACGTTATCAGGATCAACAAGATGTTGTCCTGTGCCGGTGCGGATAGGTTGCAACAGGGTATGCGAGGTGCTTGGGGTAAGCCTTACGGCTCCGTCGCCCGTGTCAACAT CGGTCAGGTCATCATGTCCATCCGATGCCGAGACAGCAACAAGGCCGTCATCATTGAGGCCCTCCGACGTGCTCGATACAAGTTCCCCGGACGACAGAAGATCATCGTCTCCAAGAAGTGGGGTTTCACTCCTCTCGACCGTGCCGAATACGAGGCCCTCAAGGCCAACAAGCAGGTCATCAACGACGGTGCCTACGTCCAG TTCCTCAAGCCCAAGGGCCCCCTCCTCAAGAACCTCAGGACTGCGGAGCGTGCTTAA